TCGATTGTCACCGTTACGGCACAGCATCGTGAAATGCTGGATCAAGTATTAAATATTTTTAAGGTCACACCAGATTATGATCTGAATATCATGAAAGATCGCCAGACACTGGTGGATGTGACAACACGCGGACTTGAGGGTCTTGATAAGATCATGAAGGAAGTAAAGCCGGATATCGTGCTTGTACATGGAGATACCACTACAACGTTTATTGCAAGCCTTGCCGCTTTCTATAATCAGATCGTAGTCGGCCATGTGGAAGCGGGACTGCGCACATGGAATAAATACTCCCCGTTCCCTGAGGAAATGAACCGCCAGCTTACAGGTGTCATGGCTGATCTGCATTTCTCGCCAACATCGAAGTCAGCGGAAAACCTTTTAAATGAAAATAAAAAGAAGGATAGTATTTATATCACTGGAAACACGGCAATCGATGCACTTAAAACGACTGTTAAGGACGCGTATCATCATGAAGTCCTTGAGAAAATTGGCGATGACCGCCTTGTGCTTCTGACTGCACACCGCCGTGAAAACCTGGGCGAGCCAATGCGGAACATGTTCAAGGCTATTAAAAGGCTGGTGGAAGAACAGAAAGATATACAAGTCGTATATCCAGTTCACTTGAACCCGGCTGTACGGGAAATCGCATCAGAAATCCTCGGCAGCGATAGCCGCATTCATCTTATTGAACCTCTTGACGTCATTGATTTCCATAACTTTGCATCAAGAGCTCATCTGATTTTGACAGATTCGGGCGGAGTCCAGGAAGAAGCGCCTTCCCTTGGTGTGCCTGTACTTGTCCTCCGTGATACAACGGAAAGGCCAGAAGGAATTGAAGCCGGCACCCTTAAGCTTGCCGGCATTGAGGAACAGCCTATTTACGAACTGGCAACTGAACTTCTGACTGACCGGGCAGCTTATGAAAAAATGGCAAAGGCCGTAAATCCATATGGTGACGGAAATGCCTCCAGTAGAATTTGCGAAGCAATCCGCTACCATTTTCAACAGACTAATGATCGTCCGGAAGAATATAAACCGTAAAACTAAAAAAATGCACCTCTCTTAAAAGGAGGTGCATTTTTCTGTTCTTTTCTATAAAGGGGAGGGGAGATGAGTGTCAAACTACTGCAAAATTACATGGTTGATATGTTGGTGGTTGGGTGGGTGATCATGAGTAGATGGATTTTTATAGTATTAATCAATAATTATGTTAAAAGTCTCTTTCCCCGCAAAGCTGGAAAAGTTATGATAGAGTATAGGAGAAATGGAAGTAAAATTCATGTTGAAATAGTAAGCGGTTAACATGTTGATGGTTGGATGGATATTTGCAAAATGTTGATATATAAGTGTTTATAAGTTTTTTGGAGTGATTAATTGGCCTGGTCATGGTTGAAGAAATGGCGGCTGAAATGGCTTCGTTGATGGGGAATTCACCGCAAAAATATTGATGGTGGTTTTGTTGGCGGTTAGGTGGTTAGTCATAGGTAATGCCCAGAGGCGGCTGGGTGAATCGGTAAGATACCAAGAAAGGTGCTGAGGACGTTGGCAAATCAGTATTTGACAATGAAGGAGCTCAAAGAAGCACTTCCGGACATACCTGAGAATAGCTTAAAGCGTTATTTGCAGGAGCATGCAGAATACATAAATTATCGGAAAGAACACAATCGCTATAAAATCCAGGCTTCCGAAATCGAAAAGCTTAAATTCATCCGGAAATTGTATTCAGATGGGTTAAAGAAAGAGGAAGTCACAGCAAAGCTTGAGGATGCAGGCATCCCAGTGATTATTACAGTGGAAGATGACGAAGAAAGCAGCACCACTTCACTGGTGAATGTGAATTCAGAACTGACAGATATGAAAAAGCTGGTCAGCTTTCTCGTTCAGCAAAATGAACAATCCCGTCTAACCCAAAATAAAATCAGAGAACAAAACAAACAGCTGATACATGAGGTGCATGAGCTCAAACTCACAATTGAAGATTTAAGAAATGCCCATGCACAAGGCTATGAAAAAGAGAGCGAAAAAGTCACTTCCCTCTATGAAAAACTGATGGCGACACAAAAGTCTGTAGAAGAAGTAGCCGGTGCATTGGAAGCTGAAAAAAGCAAAAGCATCTGGCAGAAGATTTTTGGAAAGTAAAGGCAATCCCAAATTGCAAGATGTACGTTTAGACTCCTGTCTTCAGGGTATTGGCATAATGATTTTAAATACTCGGGAGGTCGAATAAATGAGAGCATTAGCCGTAGTAGAAGGAGCATTAATTGTCTGGATCATCATGCTGCTGGGTTCATTAATGAATACCTTCATGTCCGAAGGTTTTATCGCCCTGGTATTTAAACTGGCAGAAGGAAAAGGAATTCTGCTTACATTATTATTAATAGCCGCGACGCTAACGGATATGTGGAGAGATAAGAAGCGTGACCGGTTAATTCAAAAGGGGAAACTTGAACCGAATCAGCTGTTTTAATACATAAAGGGAGTAAGCCATCATTTATTTGATGGCTTATTTTTTTCGTGATAATCTAAAAGTACTATTTTCTGAAAATACTAAAAACTATATTGATAATCGATTGAAAGATAGATAATATTAATTATACAAAATATTGTATATTGGTTATAAAGGAGATGAAAATTTGAAAAGGTTAAAGACATTGTTAATAGTATTGGCATTAGCCTTAAGTTCTGCAGTATTTTCTGGAAATATGGTGAATGCCACAGAACGGTCCGGGCAAAAATTAAGTCATGCTGATCCGAAAAAGGCTGGCTTTGATCCTGTCAAATTAAAGGGTATTGATAGAGCAATTACGGAGGCTATTGAGGATGGTATTACACCCGGTGCAGTAGTTCTTGTGGCAAAGGATGGAAAAATCGTCAAAGTGGAAGCATATGGATATGCACAAAAATACGATATGGGGGAATTACTCAGTAATCCCCGAAAAATGAAAAAGAGAACAATCTTCGATCTTGCTTCAGTTACGAAGGTGATGGGAACAACTCAGGGCATTATGAAACTGGTAAGTGACGGTGAACTTTCAGTCAATGACAAGGTATCTGAATATATACCTGAGTTTGCTCAGCGTGGAAAAGAAGATATTACAATAGCCGACTTGCTGACACACACCTCAGGATTGACTCCTTGGAAACCGACATACCTATATGCTGACAATTCGGAAGAGGTTCTGAGTTATATAAACCAGCTGCCCCTTGAATACCCGACTGGAACGGACAGAAGATATAGCGATTTTAGCTTTATGATGTTGGGTTTTTTAATTGAAGAGATAAGTGGACAAAAATTGGATAAATACTTAGAGGAAAATATATATAATCCCTTAAAAATGCATGATACGATGTTTACTCCTCCTGAACATTTCAAACATAAAATTGCAGCTACTTCCTGGGGGAATCCTTATGAATATAAAATGATTGATGACCCTAATTTTGGGTACTATGTTGAAGAAAGTCCGGATATGTTTAAATACTGGAGAAATTACACACTAATTGGAGAAGTTAATGATGGGAATAGCTTCTATGGCAATAAAGGTATTGCTGGCCATGCTGGTTTATTTTCGACAGCAAGGGACCTTGCCGTATTGGGCCAGACCATGTTAAATGGCGGAACATATGGAAAAACCAAAATGTATGATAAAGAAGTGATTGATATCTTTACCTCTCCTCAGCGCTTTGGCCAGGGATATGGCTGGGAGCTGGATAAAAGCTGGTATATGGGAGATCACTATTCTGACATAGCCTTTGGCCATACTGGTTTTACTGGAACCCAGGTTATTGTAGATCCAAAGGAAAACCTCCAGATTATCCTGCTGACGAACAAACAAAACAATGATCCTTTACCAAGCGGATCATACCGCAGCACAGGAGCACTTTCAAAAGAAGTAGCTAATATTGTTTATGAATCCTTGAACTAGCCGTTTATTTTATATCAATTTACGCATACATGGCACCTATTCAGCCCACCCTAAAACAAAAAGAGGGTGGGTTATCTTATGAAAAAATTCTTGCTGATCTTAACATTCATATCCTTCTTTTGGAGTCAAAGTACTGTTTTGGCCCGGACATTTTCACACCCTCCTATTCCGGAGGAGCCACCTGATATAGAAAAAGTGGCTATCGTCGTTCTGAAAGATGCGAAGAACGAACAGGGGATTAAGAAAATGATAGATCAAAATCCTGATCTGCAAATTAGGCATACATTCAATCAGGCGTTGAACGGCTTTTCAGTTATAGGAAAGCAATCTGCATTGCAAAGCCTGCAAAAGATAGAGTCAGTATCTTCTGTTTCACCGGTTAATACCTATCATGTACATTCCGATGACAATATCAAGCTGATTGGCGGCATTAATGCCAGAGGCTATTATGACAGAGATAATCAGCGCCTCACAGGCAAGGGTGTGAAAGTAGGCGTAATCGACACCGGCATCGATTATAATCATCCAGACTTGCGAAGGAGCTATGGCGGTGGACATGATCTGGTGGATAATGATAAGGATCCGATGGAAACAAAAGCTGCAGGGGGACAAGGCACACTGCACGGCACTCACGTCGCGGGAATCATTGCGGCAAATGGCAGAATTCAAGGGGTTGCACCAGAAGCAACCATTATCGCCTACCGGGCTCTCGGACCAGGCGGCAGCGGAACAACAGAACAAGTGATAGCGGCCATCGAACAGGCAATAAAGGATAAAGTTGATGTGTTAAACCTTTCCTTGGGAAATAACGTGAACGGACCTGACCTTCCGATAAGCATGGCCCTTAATAAAGCAGTTGAAAAGGGAATAACGGCTGTCACTTCATCGGGCAATTCGGGTCCGAATATTTGGACGGTCGGATCACCGGGAACAGCCTCGAAGGCCATTTCTGTAGGAGCCTCAACACCAACAATGAAGGTGCCATTTTTGAGCATAGGCGGGCGGGAAATTCGTCTTGATTTGCTGCAGGGTTCAAAGGATTGGGAATTTGACCGATCCTTTGAATTGGTCGATGGAGGACTCGGTCATCCTGAAGAATTGAAGAATGCCAAAGGGAAAATGGTATTAGTGGAACGAGGGGAACTAACGTTTACTGATAAGGCAGTCCATGCAATGGAAGCAGGAGCAGAGGGAATCATTATTTTTAATAATACAAAAGGCAGGTTCTTTGGCAATCTGGACAGTGGTGTTCCAATTCCAGTAGCGGCGTTATCAAAGGAAGAAGGAGAGGAGCTCAAGAAGAACATTAATGAAGGAAGACTCCTTGCCCGGACTAATATAATAGAAGAAAGGGATATCCTGGCTGACTTCAGTTCCCGCGGACCCGTTACATCAACATGGGAAATCAAGCCGGATGTTGTGGCACCTGGAGTCGCCATAAATAGCACCATTCCTGGCGGTTACCTGCCGCTGCAGGGGACTAGCATGGCCGCTCCGCACGTCGCAGGGGCCTGTGCCATCCTGAAACAGTCTCATCCCGAATGGGGGCCGGAACGGATTAAGGCAGTACTTATGAATACGGCTAAGCTTCTTATGAATACAGAAGGAAAAACATATAGAACTTATGAGCAGGGAGCAGGCAGAATCCAGCTTGATCAAGCGCTGAGAGCAGAAACGCTTGTCCTCCCGGCCTCTCTGCAGTTTGGGAAATTTCAGATCGCGGACAGGCTGCATGAACACAGCAGTTTTATAGCGGTTGAAAATATTAGTGAGAAAACGCAGACCTACTCCTTTTCTGTACCTTATAAGGCACAGGGCATCAATTGGGAAATGCCTATGACATTTCAATTAAACCCAGGTGATAAGAAAAAGGTGGAAATCAAAATGTCGGCAGACCCGACTCTTTTAAAGAAAAAGATCTATGATGGGTACCTGCTTATGAAGGCAGGTGCCGAAAGCATCAGAATTCCCTATCTTTATGTGCTTGAAGAGCCGGATTATCCAAGGGTGATGGGATTCGGACTGGGCAAAGGA
This window of the Cytobacillus pseudoceanisediminis genome carries:
- the wecB gene encoding non-hydrolyzing UDP-N-acetylglucosamine 2-epimerase, with the translated sequence MIRPIKVMTIFGTRPEAIKMAPLVLELEKRPDQFESIVTVTAQHREMLDQVLNIFKVTPDYDLNIMKDRQTLVDVTTRGLEGLDKIMKEVKPDIVLVHGDTTTTFIASLAAFYNQIVVGHVEAGLRTWNKYSPFPEEMNRQLTGVMADLHFSPTSKSAENLLNENKKKDSIYITGNTAIDALKTTVKDAYHHEVLEKIGDDRLVLLTAHRRENLGEPMRNMFKAIKRLVEEQKDIQVVYPVHLNPAVREIASEILGSDSRIHLIEPLDVIDFHNFASRAHLILTDSGGVQEEAPSLGVPVLVLRDTTERPEGIEAGTLKLAGIEEQPIYELATELLTDRAAYEKMAKAVNPYGDGNASSRICEAIRYHFQQTNDRPEEYKP
- a CDS encoding serine hydrolase yields the protein MKRLKTLLIVLALALSSAVFSGNMVNATERSGQKLSHADPKKAGFDPVKLKGIDRAITEAIEDGITPGAVVLVAKDGKIVKVEAYGYAQKYDMGELLSNPRKMKKRTIFDLASVTKVMGTTQGIMKLVSDGELSVNDKVSEYIPEFAQRGKEDITIADLLTHTSGLTPWKPTYLYADNSEEVLSYINQLPLEYPTGTDRRYSDFSFMMLGFLIEEISGQKLDKYLEENIYNPLKMHDTMFTPPEHFKHKIAATSWGNPYEYKMIDDPNFGYYVEESPDMFKYWRNYTLIGEVNDGNSFYGNKGIAGHAGLFSTARDLAVLGQTMLNGGTYGKTKMYDKEVIDIFTSPQRFGQGYGWELDKSWYMGDHYSDIAFGHTGFTGTQVIVDPKENLQIILLTNKQNNDPLPSGSYRSTGALSKEVANIVYESLN
- a CDS encoding S8 family serine peptidase, with amino-acid sequence MKKFLLILTFISFFWSQSTVLARTFSHPPIPEEPPDIEKVAIVVLKDAKNEQGIKKMIDQNPDLQIRHTFNQALNGFSVIGKQSALQSLQKIESVSSVSPVNTYHVHSDDNIKLIGGINARGYYDRDNQRLTGKGVKVGVIDTGIDYNHPDLRRSYGGGHDLVDNDKDPMETKAAGGQGTLHGTHVAGIIAANGRIQGVAPEATIIAYRALGPGGSGTTEQVIAAIEQAIKDKVDVLNLSLGNNVNGPDLPISMALNKAVEKGITAVTSSGNSGPNIWTVGSPGTASKAISVGASTPTMKVPFLSIGGREIRLDLLQGSKDWEFDRSFELVDGGLGHPEELKNAKGKMVLVERGELTFTDKAVHAMEAGAEGIIIFNNTKGRFFGNLDSGVPIPVAALSKEEGEELKKNINEGRLLARTNIIEERDILADFSSRGPVTSTWEIKPDVVAPGVAINSTIPGGYLPLQGTSMAAPHVAGACAILKQSHPEWGPERIKAVLMNTAKLLMNTEGKTYRTYEQGAGRIQLDQALRAETLVLPASLQFGKFQIADRLHEHSSFIAVENISEKTQTYSFSVPYKAQGINWEMPMTFQLNPGDKKKVEIKMSADPTLLKKKIYDGYLLMKAGAESIRIPYLYVLEEPDYPRVMGFGLGKGDKPGTYRYEVYLPGGAEEFGIAMFDSESLRFMGYLDWKRNAGKGQLLQEIPADKLPGPGLYLAKVFAKKAGKEDWIETYLFVRPDGQLGDPEPSVNKRTTQSK